One Nitrospirota bacterium genomic region harbors:
- a CDS encoding OmpA family protein has protein sequence MKYLTLPILATMALITAAGCSKQDVICCDGGYEYRHRNQVSVVKPSDDMSARLAALDKERQRLADELEAAQKQNGVLSSRVSDLERQLAERDRELASLRSGAGDSAKLASQLSSAQGDLSQSQQRVGDLERQLASAKQRTADLEAQLAAMAGAAGAKDKLAADLAASKQRIAELESQLAAMSAASGDKEKLAAELAAAKQRTADLEKQLADRDKELAGLRGDLSAEMAKLKEAQRGLIKALRPQINKGNITVDLNNERLLISLASGYLFGSGEDQLQAAGANALKQVGAILKDYPEYKVAVDGHTDNRPIRSALKKKFPTNMELSEARAANAAKALGEGGLSAVTTHGYADTKPEAPNTTDAGRAKNRRVEVRVTK, from the coding sequence ATGAAGTATCTTACGCTACCCATTCTCGCCACGATGGCCCTCATCACGGCCGCCGGCTGCAGCAAGCAAGATGTTATTTGCTGCGATGGCGGCTACGAATACCGACATCGCAACCAAGTGAGCGTGGTCAAGCCGTCCGATGATATGAGTGCACGCCTCGCTGCCTTGGACAAAGAGCGGCAGCGGCTGGCGGATGAACTCGAGGCGGCACAAAAACAGAATGGTGTATTGAGCAGTCGCGTCAGCGATCTGGAACGGCAACTCGCCGAGCGCGATCGAGAGCTGGCATCACTCCGTTCAGGCGCGGGCGATTCCGCGAAACTTGCGAGCCAACTCTCCTCTGCCCAGGGCGACCTCAGCCAGTCGCAACAGCGGGTGGGAGATCTCGAGCGCCAATTGGCCTCGGCGAAACAACGTACCGCTGATCTTGAAGCCCAACTCGCCGCTATGGCGGGAGCTGCCGGGGCCAAAGATAAACTTGCCGCCGACCTCGCCGCCTCCAAGCAGCGGATTGCCGAACTCGAAAGCCAACTGGCCGCAATGAGCGCGGCTTCCGGTGATAAGGAGAAACTCGCTGCTGAGCTCGCCGCCGCCAAGCAGCGGACGGCAGACCTCGAAAAACAACTCGCCGATCGTGACAAGGAACTGGCCGGCCTTCGCGGTGACTTGTCTGCAGAAATGGCGAAATTAAAAGAGGCTCAGCGCGGGCTGATCAAAGCCCTCCGTCCGCAAATCAACAAGGGGAATATCACGGTCGATTTGAACAATGAGCGACTGCTGATCAGCCTGGCCTCAGGCTATCTCTTCGGGTCAGGCGAAGATCAACTCCAGGCTGCCGGTGCCAACGCGCTCAAGCAGGTGGGCGCGATCTTGAAAGATTATCCCGAGTACAAGGTTGCGGTTGATGGCCACACGGACAACCGCCCGATCCGCAGCGCGTTGAAGAAAAAGTTCCCGACGAATATGGAGCTGTCAGAAGCTCGCGCTGCCAATGCAGCCAAGGCTCTGGGAGAAGGTGGCTTGAGCGCCGTCACCACTCATGGCTATGCGGATACCAAACCCGAGGCACCGAATACGACCGATGCCGGCCGGGCGAAGAACCGCCGTGTCGAAGTGCGCGTCACGAAGTAG
- the mscL gene encoding large conductance mechanosensitive channel protein MscL, translated as MLKEFKEFAMKGNVLDMAIGVIIGGAFGKIVTSLVSDVLMPPLGLLMGKVDFASLFVNLSGTPQPSLTAAKAAGAPTINYGVFLQATFDFIIIAFVIFMLVKQVNRLKKTPPAGPPTTKDCVHCLSAIPIKATKCAHCTSIV; from the coding sequence ATGCTGAAAGAATTTAAAGAGTTCGCCATGAAGGGCAACGTGCTCGATATGGCGATCGGTGTGATCATTGGAGGGGCCTTTGGGAAAATCGTCACATCGCTTGTCAGCGACGTGCTCATGCCTCCCCTTGGATTGCTGATGGGCAAAGTTGATTTCGCCAGTCTCTTCGTCAATCTGTCAGGCACCCCTCAACCCTCACTGACAGCGGCCAAAGCAGCGGGAGCCCCTACCATCAACTACGGAGTCTTCCTGCAGGCGACATTTGACTTTATCATTATCGCGTTCGTAATATTCATGCTGGTGAAGCAAGTGAACCGGTTGAAGAAGACTCCGCCTGCCGGACCTCCCACGACCAAAGATTGCGTACATTGTTTGTCCGCGATTCCCATCAAGGCGACGAAGTGTGCACATTGCACATCCATTGTGTAG
- a CDS encoding DUF481 domain-containing protein yields MKSGFVLFVLLTCLTIPGLVAAADTSATGDISVAPAVLDVVTLKDGSVLYGEVVEMSGGVLLIKTAAAADNLVKIKWATVSKLAINHPIPFHLKEGTVLIGTATEGPNGTMNVKAEPMKGTMEVPIDSIIALNPLVQPPVIYTGSLTGGYSQTTGNSHLKNASLLGDFVARSEQLRLSINGRYVYGDNANTLIARNARGTIKLDFFITKRFFWFASAYFESDTFQDLKMRTALASGPGYQFVDRGDFNGILKDMTLYAEAGLAYFNEDFRVSNDASSTRGRGSIKLNWPLFDERVTLYHFSEFYPSLQNTKNYYLTMDNGVRFKLFEGFVSGFQVTTRYNSSPASGTGDTDNMYLMTIGYNFDTTRKR; encoded by the coding sequence ATGAAAAGTGGATTTGTACTCTTCGTGCTGCTCACTTGTCTGACAATACCGGGACTTGTCGCAGCCGCTGATACCTCCGCGACTGGGGATATCTCAGTTGCCCCTGCAGTCTTGGACGTGGTCACGTTGAAGGACGGCAGTGTGCTCTATGGCGAAGTGGTCGAGATGTCCGGCGGAGTCTTATTAATCAAGACTGCTGCTGCCGCGGACAATCTCGTCAAGATCAAATGGGCCACCGTGTCAAAGCTGGCCATTAACCACCCTATCCCCTTTCATCTCAAGGAGGGGACGGTCTTGATCGGCACGGCCACTGAGGGCCCCAATGGAACGATGAATGTGAAAGCGGAACCGATGAAAGGAACGATGGAGGTCCCTATCGATTCAATCATCGCGTTGAATCCACTGGTTCAACCGCCAGTGATCTATACGGGCAGCCTCACCGGCGGCTATTCCCAAACTACCGGGAACAGTCATCTGAAAAATGCCAGTTTGCTCGGCGACTTCGTGGCCCGGAGCGAACAGCTCCGTTTGTCGATTAACGGTCGCTATGTCTACGGCGATAACGCGAACACCCTCATCGCTCGAAACGCACGTGGGACGATTAAGCTGGACTTCTTCATCACGAAACGATTTTTCTGGTTCGCCTCGGCTTATTTTGAAAGCGATACATTCCAGGATCTGAAAATGCGAACCGCCCTTGCAAGCGGCCCCGGTTACCAATTTGTCGACCGAGGCGACTTCAACGGCATCCTGAAGGACATGACGCTCTACGCGGAAGCCGGTCTCGCATACTTCAACGAAGATTTCCGAGTGAGCAACGACGCCTCTTCGACCCGTGGCCGAGGGTCGATAAAACTTAATTGGCCGCTGTTCGACGAGCGAGTCACGCTCTACCATTTCAGCGAATTCTACCCTTCGTTGCAAAACACCAAGAATTACTACCTCACGATGGACAATGGTGTGCGGTTCAAACTATTCGAGGGTTTCGTGAGCGGCTTCCAAGTGACGACGCGTTATAACAGCAGTCCGGCAAGTGGCACCGGGGATACGGACAACATGTATCTCATGACCATAGGATACAACTTCGATACGACCAGGAAACGGTAG
- a CDS encoding AsmA family protein has protein sequence MKILIGLGILVIIVVAAIFSLPFLVDLNKYQDQYKPLLEEALNRKVQLQDIRLTIWPRIGARVAGFAVLDDPAFGATPFMSLTSLDIGVKLRPLLSGKVEVEEISLRDPVITVIKNKSGVLNVSTIGRTGIPTPETPSRAPIPSTDGPLKILALLAVDRVSIAGGKLTYRDLSAATPLEYVLQDMELLLQAVRLGQTPSLHVAMLVQPFNMPVTVDGTFGPLKETADIDAINIRLGLGKTEFTITGKTAGQNATVNMSSPLINTANLPVALPLNKPVDITELKIAAEVKGQEAKLNNLSFQLFNGQVKGQGSVIAGSDAPPFKSTVTIQGLQLGPALEAVATTQVSISGTAGADLALQGRGFSMPDLTNALEGTSHVVVKDGKIEGVNLLQEAVSIFNVAGISLDNAKATAFSTIETDLAIKRGVINVQRLLMDSHDFQTTGGGTIGFDQILNLTMNLNLSQDLSQKIAGASPVAKLAMKEGHLSLPLIITGTAQAPSYSLDMKGMTGKAQEQVKEKVKEAIGELLKGSTNPEDLKQKGQDLLKGFLR, from the coding sequence ATGAAAATTCTTATCGGTTTGGGCATCCTGGTCATCATCGTGGTTGCCGCCATCTTCTCCCTCCCCTTTCTCGTCGACCTCAACAAATACCAAGATCAGTACAAACCGCTGCTCGAAGAGGCGCTCAACCGTAAGGTTCAGCTGCAAGACATCCGCCTGACGATCTGGCCAAGAATCGGTGCACGCGTGGCCGGGTTTGCCGTGTTGGACGACCCGGCGTTCGGGGCAACTCCATTTATGTCACTCACGTCGCTTGATATCGGGGTCAAGCTCAGGCCCTTGCTCAGCGGCAAGGTCGAGGTCGAAGAGATCTCGCTTCGCGATCCAGTTATCACGGTGATCAAGAACAAGAGCGGCGTCCTGAACGTCTCGACCATCGGAAGAACCGGCATCCCGACGCCTGAAACTCCCTCCCGGGCGCCGATTCCATCGACAGACGGTCCGCTCAAGATCCTGGCCCTTCTGGCCGTCGATCGCGTCTCCATTGCGGGCGGAAAACTCACCTACCGAGACCTGTCGGCCGCCACACCGCTCGAGTATGTCTTGCAGGATATGGAGCTTCTTCTCCAAGCCGTTCGTCTCGGCCAAACCCCGAGCCTCCATGTTGCCATGCTTGTCCAGCCGTTCAATATGCCCGTGACCGTCGACGGTACCTTTGGTCCGTTGAAGGAAACTGCGGACATCGACGCGATCAACATCCGGCTCGGGCTGGGCAAGACCGAGTTCACCATCACGGGAAAGACCGCCGGTCAGAATGCGACCGTGAATATGAGTTCGCCGCTGATCAATACCGCGAATCTACCGGTTGCCCTTCCCCTCAACAAACCTGTCGACATCACGGAACTCAAGATTGCCGCGGAAGTGAAGGGCCAAGAAGCCAAGCTGAACAACCTCTCGTTCCAACTGTTTAATGGGCAGGTCAAGGGACAGGGCAGCGTGATCGCAGGGTCCGATGCTCCACCGTTCAAGAGCACCGTGACGATCCAAGGACTCCAGCTCGGGCCTGCCCTTGAGGCCGTTGCGACCACGCAGGTGTCGATCAGCGGAACGGCAGGAGCCGACCTTGCGTTGCAAGGACGCGGATTTTCCATGCCGGACCTCACCAACGCTCTGGAAGGGACCAGCCACGTCGTTGTCAAAGACGGGAAGATCGAGGGCGTGAACCTTCTCCAGGAAGCGGTCTCGATATTCAATGTCGCAGGCATCTCGCTCGACAATGCCAAGGCCACAGCATTCTCGACGATCGAAACGGACCTCGCCATCAAGCGAGGCGTGATCAACGTACAGCGCCTCTTGATGGACAGCCACGACTTCCAAACAACAGGGGGAGGCACCATCGGGTTTGACCAGATACTCAACCTGACCATGAACCTCAACCTGTCGCAGGACCTGAGTCAGAAGATTGCCGGCGCATCGCCTGTTGCCAAACTCGCCATGAAAGAGGGCCACTTAAGTCTCCCGCTGATTATCACCGGAACGGCCCAGGCGCCATCTTATAGTCTCGACATGAAAGGCATGACCGGGAAGGCACAGGAGCAGGTGAAGGAGAAAGTAAAGGAAGCCATCGGCGAGCTACTCAAAGGCTCAACTAATCCTGAGGACCTCAAACAAAAAGGACAGGACCTGTTGAAAGGATTCTTGAGATAG
- the dnaX gene encoding DNA polymerase III subunit gamma/tau, with translation MDYQVSARKYRPGTFDDVIGQPHVVQTLVNSIATQRIAQAYLFSGTRGVGKTTVARILAKALNCERGQSGTPCGTCSNCLEIAQGTSVDVMEIDGASNTSVDDVREIRENVKFAAFRGKYRVYIIDEVHMLSNSAFNALLKTLEEPPPHVVFIFATTEIHKIPATILSRCQHYNFRRIARAEIVERLRHVVNQDQIVLEERSLIALARASEGSMRDGLSLLDQAVAFGGKTIVHADLEALLGAVPQELVRAMIEAITAQESAGALHVLAQLLDQGHDLRAYCAEVVEYLRNMLVVSVVPSPQEQQGLIEAAAEDLEQMATDARSFTPEQLQDLFAIFTQAEDSLRLSAHPRFVLETAAVRATRLLRRAEEKSAHVVPPAQTARPAQPAPARTGLSPAPTRSAEPSPSSPSPRTSQPTTPLPTAPMPPRPAVATNTAPPRSLPTNPPTARPPVPAVEVKKSSPSIAPSTEDGRAVVTLNWEQVQEEVANVSSRIAAFLERGRFVGIDGHVVTIGFAKQATGARGMIENADNMAVLTSICERLSGQTVRVRIVELTEADPPGQTMAQLRATKEKEQKQILFEQARAHPVVKQALEMFGAELAEVRPVASQKEEGET, from the coding sequence ATGGATTACCAAGTTTCAGCCAGAAAATACCGGCCGGGCACGTTCGATGACGTGATCGGGCAGCCACATGTCGTGCAAACGCTGGTCAATTCCATCGCCACGCAACGTATTGCCCAGGCCTATCTTTTTTCAGGCACCCGCGGCGTAGGAAAAACCACCGTCGCAAGAATTCTCGCCAAAGCGCTCAATTGCGAACGGGGGCAGTCCGGTACGCCCTGCGGCACCTGCTCTAACTGTCTTGAGATTGCACAGGGCACCTCCGTCGACGTCATGGAGATCGACGGCGCGTCCAATACGAGCGTGGATGATGTGCGCGAGATCCGTGAGAACGTCAAGTTCGCCGCCTTTCGCGGAAAGTACCGGGTCTACATCATCGACGAAGTGCACATGTTGTCGAACTCGGCGTTCAACGCCCTCTTGAAGACGCTGGAAGAGCCGCCCCCGCACGTCGTGTTCATCTTTGCCACCACCGAGATTCATAAAATTCCGGCGACCATTCTTTCCCGTTGTCAGCATTACAACTTCCGGCGCATTGCGCGGGCTGAAATTGTCGAGCGGCTGCGACATGTGGTCAATCAGGACCAGATCGTGCTCGAAGAGCGAAGCTTGATAGCGCTGGCCCGGGCCAGCGAAGGCAGTATGCGGGACGGGTTGAGCCTGCTCGACCAAGCCGTGGCATTCGGCGGCAAGACGATCGTGCATGCGGATCTGGAAGCCTTGTTGGGTGCCGTTCCACAAGAGCTTGTTCGCGCCATGATTGAGGCGATTACGGCACAAGAAAGCGCCGGGGCGCTTCACGTCCTGGCTCAACTGCTGGACCAGGGACATGATCTGCGGGCCTATTGTGCAGAGGTCGTCGAGTATCTTCGGAATATGCTCGTGGTATCGGTCGTGCCCTCACCGCAGGAACAGCAGGGGTTAATCGAAGCCGCGGCGGAAGACCTTGAACAGATGGCAACCGATGCCCGCTCGTTTACGCCGGAACAGCTCCAAGACCTGTTTGCCATTTTCACGCAAGCCGAGGACTCGCTCAGGCTCAGCGCGCATCCTCGATTCGTGCTCGAAACAGCCGCGGTGCGCGCAACCAGACTACTGCGTCGAGCAGAGGAAAAATCGGCGCACGTGGTCCCGCCAGCCCAGACGGCACGCCCGGCTCAGCCGGCTCCGGCCCGCACAGGCCTGTCTCCTGCGCCAACTCGTTCTGCAGAGCCAAGCCCCTCCTCTCCATCACCTCGAACGTCCCAGCCGACGACGCCGTTGCCGACTGCTCCCATGCCCCCGAGGCCTGCCGTCGCCACGAATACGGCACCTCCGCGAAGTCTTCCCACGAATCCTCCAACTGCCCGGCCTCCCGTCCCTGCCGTCGAGGTCAAAAAATCATCGCCTTCGATTGCGCCTTCGACTGAGGATGGACGCGCGGTGGTGACATTGAATTGGGAACAGGTCCAAGAGGAAGTGGCGAATGTGTCTTCCAGGATTGCGGCGTTCCTGGAGCGAGGGAGATTTGTGGGCATAGACGGCCATGTCGTGACGATTGGGTTTGCCAAACAAGCGACGGGGGCCCGAGGGATGATCGAGAACGCTGATAATATGGCGGTGCTGACATCGATCTGTGAACGGCTGAGCGGTCAAACTGTGCGGGTGCGGATCGTTGAATTGACAGAGGCTGATCCTCCAGGACAGACGATGGCACAGCTCAGGGCGACGAAGGAAAAAGAACAAAAACAGATCCTATTCGAGCAAGCGAGGGCACATCCTGTCGTCAAACAGGCCCTGGAAATGTTCGGCGCAGAACTCGCAGAAGTCAGGCCGGTAGCGAGCCAGAAGGAGGAGGGAGAGACATGA
- a CDS encoding YbaB/EbfC family nucleoid-associated protein, with translation MKNPLANMGNILKQAQAMQAQMAKVQEQASAKTVTGTAGGGSVTVTANGAMQLLGIVIDPEVVKSGDVEMVQDLVMAASNDALQKAREMMANEMKAVTGGMNVPGLF, from the coding sequence ATGAAAAATCCGTTAGCGAATATGGGCAATATCTTGAAGCAGGCCCAGGCGATGCAGGCACAAATGGCCAAAGTGCAGGAACAAGCATCGGCCAAGACCGTGACCGGAACGGCGGGCGGTGGCAGCGTGACCGTCACGGCCAATGGGGCCATGCAACTGCTCGGCATCGTCATCGATCCCGAAGTCGTGAAAAGTGGGGACGTGGAGATGGTGCAGGATCTGGTCATGGCGGCATCGAACGATGCCCTTCAAAAAGCCCGCGAGATGATGGCGAACGAAATGAAAGCCGTGACCGGCGGAATGAATGTTCCCGGTCTCTTCTAA
- the recR gene encoding recombination mediator RecR: protein MAVDQQGLLARLVRELVRLPGIGQKSAQRLAFHVLKAEREEALRLAEAIRAVKDGLSFCRQCRNIAEGELCEFCLDPKRDQTRILVVEEPSTTYAIERAGAYRGLYHVLLGALSPLDGVGPSDIRAEELVDRVKRGGIQEVILATSPTIEGEATAIYLTNQLKPLGARVSRIAYGIPVGMDIEYADDVTLLKSIEGRRDL, encoded by the coding sequence ATGGCCGTTGATCAACAAGGATTACTCGCACGGTTGGTGCGCGAATTAGTCCGTCTCCCCGGCATCGGACAAAAGTCGGCGCAGCGATTGGCCTTTCACGTCTTGAAGGCCGAGCGCGAAGAGGCGCTCCGCTTGGCTGAGGCGATTCGAGCCGTCAAAGACGGCCTCTCCTTTTGCCGACAATGCCGGAACATCGCAGAGGGAGAACTCTGTGAGTTTTGTCTCGACCCGAAACGGGACCAGACAAGAATCCTCGTGGTCGAAGAGCCGAGTACGACCTATGCCATCGAACGGGCAGGCGCATACCGCGGCTTATATCATGTGTTACTCGGCGCCTTGTCTCCGTTGGATGGAGTCGGACCCTCCGATATCAGGGCCGAGGAACTGGTCGATCGGGTAAAGCGTGGAGGCATTCAGGAGGTCATTCTCGCGACGAGTCCGACGATCGAGGGGGAGGCAACCGCTATCTATCTGACGAACCAACTCAAACCTCTCGGGGCCCGTGTTTCACGTATCGCCTATGGCATCCCGGTTGGAATGGATATCGAATATGCCGACGACGTCACATTGCTGAAATCGATCGAAGGCCGCCGGGATCTCTAG
- a CDS encoding TraR/DksA C4-type zinc finger protein yields the protein MKASPSTKRISSTPSAEKPVAPKRKAKAAAPGDKYEAIRRDLEQQRRIILSEAVEGLANPNGQEALPDVSDQASAEADQNFSMRIREREQRLVKKIDEALGRIDQNIYGICERCEEEIPYPRLKARPVTTLCIDCKTLEEQEEKARR from the coding sequence ATGAAAGCAAGCCCTTCCACCAAGCGCATCTCGTCCACTCCCTCAGCGGAAAAACCGGTTGCACCTAAACGCAAAGCCAAGGCAGCGGCCCCTGGGGATAAATACGAGGCCATTCGGCGTGATCTGGAGCAACAGCGACGGATCATCTTATCGGAAGCTGTCGAGGGTTTAGCCAACCCAAACGGGCAAGAAGCGCTCCCGGATGTGAGCGATCAAGCCTCTGCGGAAGCCGATCAAAATTTTTCGATGAGGATCCGTGAGCGCGAACAACGACTGGTCAAAAAAATAGACGAAGCGCTCGGTCGAATCGACCAGAACATCTATGGCATCTGTGAACGCTGCGAAGAAGAGATTCCCTATCCGCGACTCAAAGCCCGTCCCGTCACCACCCTCTGCATCGATTGCAAGACCCTCGAAGAGCAGGAAGAAAAAGCTCGGCGGTAA
- a CDS encoding metalloregulator ArsR/SmtB family transcription factor — protein sequence MITIKQRDQSVSLFHALSDETRLEIMECLKDGEKCVCDLTDVLKSAQSRLSFHLKVLKEAGLIKDRPDGRWVYYSLNPEGMEELEEVVKALKPSRYRVVSSSSKCC from the coding sequence ATGATTACGATCAAACAGCGCGATCAAAGCGTGAGCCTCTTTCACGCCCTCTCAGACGAAACGCGGCTGGAGATTATGGAGTGCCTAAAAGACGGCGAGAAATGCGTCTGTGACCTGACCGACGTGCTGAAGAGCGCCCAGTCGCGGCTCTCCTTTCACCTGAAAGTCCTGAAAGAGGCGGGCCTCATCAAGGACCGTCCAGACGGCCGATGGGTCTATTATTCCCTCAACCCAGAGGGCATGGAGGAGTTGGAAGAGGTGGTGAAAGCCTTGAAACCTTCACGCTACCGAGTGGTTTCCTCCTCATCCAAGTGTTGTTAG
- the arsB gene encoding ACR3 family arsenite efflux transporter — protein sequence MEAVVERLPIGGESKRLNLFERYLSLWVGGCMVAGIILGKTLPDLVQRFRSMEFGQGSHINLPIAVLIWLMIIPMMMKVDFASVRQVGRRPKGLAVTLVVNWLVKPFSMAFFAWLFFRYVFAAWITPAEADQYIAGSIILAAAPCTAMVFVWSYLTDGDPAYTLVQVSVNDLIMLVLFAPIVGFLVNGASSLTVPFGVLLYSVIAFIVIPLTIGTAARLWFIRRHGKEWFEAHVLARFGPVTIVALLLTLVLIFAFQAENITGKLWHVVLIAIPILLQVYMNASLAYGLMRWLNVPYAVAAPGALIGASNFFELAVATAIALFGPESGAALVTVVGVLVEVPVMLSVCRFCNRTKHWFPAESPA from the coding sequence ATGGAAGCTGTTGTAGAGCGACTTCCGATTGGAGGGGAAAGCAAGAGGCTCAATCTCTTTGAACGGTATTTAAGTCTGTGGGTTGGTGGTTGCATGGTGGCGGGGATTATCCTTGGCAAGACCTTGCCTGACCTCGTTCAGAGGTTTCGGAGCATGGAATTCGGCCAAGGGAGTCACATCAATCTCCCGATTGCCGTCTTAATCTGGCTCATGATCATTCCGATGATGATGAAAGTGGATTTTGCGTCGGTTCGCCAGGTCGGTAGGCGACCAAAAGGCCTGGCCGTCACCTTAGTGGTCAATTGGTTGGTGAAGCCCTTCTCCATGGCGTTCTTCGCATGGCTGTTTTTCCGCTATGTCTTTGCCGCCTGGATCACGCCGGCGGAAGCGGATCAATACATTGCCGGGTCGATCATCTTAGCGGCGGCCCCCTGCACCGCCATGGTGTTTGTGTGGAGTTATCTGACGGATGGCGACCCCGCCTACACCTTAGTCCAGGTATCGGTCAACGATCTCATCATGCTCGTGCTGTTCGCTCCGATCGTCGGGTTTCTCGTCAACGGGGCCTCCTCCCTCACCGTCCCGTTCGGAGTCCTGCTGTATTCCGTCATTGCGTTCATCGTCATTCCGCTGACCATCGGCACAGCTGCCCGGCTGTGGTTCATCCGCCGGCATGGGAAAGAATGGTTTGAAGCGCACGTGTTGGCTCGGTTTGGGCCCGTCACTATTGTGGCGCTGTTGCTCACGCTCGTGCTGATCTTCGCCTTCCAAGCGGAGAACATCACCGGGAAACTGTGGCATGTCGTGTTGATCGCCATTCCGATTTTACTGCAGGTCTACATGAATGCATCGCTAGCCTATGGGCTGATGCGATGGCTTAACGTGCCGTATGCGGTCGCGGCACCGGGCGCGCTGATTGGGGCTAGTAATTTCTTTGAGCTCGCCGTCGCAACGGCGATCGCCCTCTTCGGTCCTGAATCGGGAGCCGCATTGGTAACCGTGGTGGGTGTGTTGGTGGAAGTGCCGGTGATGCTCTCAGTGTGTCGGTTCTGCAATCGGACGAAGCATTGGTTCCCGGCAGAATCGCCGGCATAA
- a CDS encoding ArsI/CadI family heavy metal resistance metalloenzyme: MKRFHIHVGVEKLDESIRFYSALFGAEPVKTKTDYAKWLLDDPRVNFAISTRAKEQGVDHLGIQVEEESELTEVRNRLKTADIAVLEEGETVCCYARSEKSWVQDPAGIPWETYRTMEDAELFSGQADQAESACCTPETKGTPGCCEPSEETTGCCG; the protein is encoded by the coding sequence ATGAAACGGTTTCATATCCATGTGGGAGTAGAAAAGCTCGATGAATCCATCCGGTTCTATAGTGCCCTTTTTGGCGCGGAGCCGGTAAAGACGAAAACAGATTACGCCAAGTGGTTGCTGGACGATCCTCGCGTCAACTTCGCAATCTCCACACGTGCAAAGGAACAAGGCGTGGATCATCTCGGCATCCAGGTCGAGGAAGAGAGCGAACTGACGGAGGTACGCAACCGTCTCAAGACAGCGGACATTGCCGTGTTGGAGGAAGGTGAAACGGTATGTTGTTACGCCCGGTCTGAAAAATCATGGGTGCAAGATCCTGCAGGCATTCCGTGGGAAACGTACCGGACCATGGAGGATGCGGAGCTATTTTCCGGCCAGGCTGATCAGGCCGAGAGCGCCTGTTGCACGCCGGAGACGAAGGGAACGCCGGGCTGTTGTGAACCGTCCGAGGAAACCACCGGGTGCTGCGGGTGA
- a CDS encoding arsenate reductase ArsC, with protein sequence MTVEPIKVLVLCTGNSCRSVMAEALINHLGRGRYQAWSAGSAPAGYVHPKSIETLQRHRIPPGQPRSKSWDEFATLSFDLVITVCDQAAGESCPLFPGKPKKLHWSTPDPGKATGSETGIDAAFDKAFLMLKDRVEDLTK encoded by the coding sequence ATGACCGTGGAGCCGATCAAGGTGTTGGTCCTCTGCACGGGTAATTCGTGCCGCTCTGTCATGGCTGAAGCGCTGATCAATCACCTTGGCCGTGGTCGGTATCAGGCATGGAGTGCCGGCAGTGCCCCAGCCGGCTATGTCCATCCGAAATCGATCGAGACCTTACAGCGGCATCGCATTCCTCCTGGGCAGCCACGCAGCAAGTCATGGGATGAGTTTGCGACACTATCGTTTGATTTGGTGATTACGGTCTGTGATCAGGCCGCCGGCGAAAGCTGCCCCCTCTTTCCTGGGAAGCCCAAGAAGCTGCATTGGAGTACGCCGGATCCCGGTAAGGCTACGGGATCAGAGACTGGCATAGACGCGGCGTTCGATAAAGCATTCCTGATGCTCAAGGATCGCGTGGAGGATTTAACGAAGTGA